The following are from one region of the Pseudomonadota bacterium genome:
- a CDS encoding DUF3417 domain-containing protein, with translation MSHIKIFNVFPRVPEPLAFLTTLARNLWWSWQRDAVELFRRIDPRLWDDTRGNPLVFSTKVTHKRLEELA, from the coding sequence ATGAGTCATATCAAAATCTTTAATGTATTCCCCAGGGTTCCTGAACCACTTGCTTTTCTAACCACCCTGGCCCGCAACCTCTGGTGGTCCTGGCAGCGGGATGCGGTAGAATTATTCCGCCGCATTGATCCCCGGCTCTGGGATGACACCCGCGGCAATCCGCTGGTTTTCTCCACCAAAGTTACCCACAAACGACTGGAGGAACTGGCGG